GGCATTAAGCGATGGCGCAGTCCGGACAACGGACCCTCCCATTGGGCCCTTCCCGGTGCTACCCTTTCCCAAGATTCAATCCTGAAATTACTGAAGTAACACAGAGGAACTATGGCTCATAAGAAAGGTACGGGTAGTACACGCAACGGACGTGACTCTAATGCCCAGCGTCTTGGCGTCAAGCGCTATGGGGGTCAAGTCGTCCGCGCCGGAAATATCCTAGTCCGTCAGCGCGGCACCAAGTTTCACCCTGGACAAAATGTCGGGCGTGGCAGTGACGATACTTTGTTTGCCCTGATTGATGGGGTTGTTACTTTTGAACGCAAGGGCAAGAGTGGCAAAAAAATCAGTGTTTATGCAGTGGCAGCAACGGCAGAACCCGTGGCAGTTGAAGCATAAATGGCGTGAGTCCAGTCCAGAGAATTTAAAAAAGGG
The nucleotide sequence above comes from Laspinema palackyanum D2c. Encoded proteins:
- the rpmA gene encoding 50S ribosomal protein L27 — encoded protein: MAHKKGTGSTRNGRDSNAQRLGVKRYGGQVVRAGNILVRQRGTKFHPGQNVGRGSDDTLFALIDGVVTFERKGKSGKKISVYAVAATAEPVAVEA